In Bacillus sp. Marseille-Q1617, a genomic segment contains:
- a CDS encoding PTS mannitol transporter subunit IICBA, with protein sequence MAQSTVKVKIQKFGNFLSSMVLPNIGAFIAWGLITALFIPTGFFPNESLAKLVGPMVTYLLPLLIGYTGGKLVHDQRGGVVGAIATMGVIVGAPDTPMFLGAMIMGPLGGYGIKKFDSAIEGKIRAGFEMLVNNFSAGILGGILAILAFLGIGPAVDGLTKLLVAGVDWLIGAGLLPLTSLLIEPAKILFLNNAINHGVLSPIGLEQVQQTGQSVLFLLEANPGPGLGVLLAFMLFGRGTAKQSAPGAAIIHFLGGIHEIYFPYVLMKPMLFLSVILGGMSGVFTLVLLGGGLSAPASPGSILAIAAVTPPEGMKYLANFAAVIVAAVVSFIVSAIVLKSSKKQEDNIEEATKKMEEMKGKKSSVSGQINQQQGPLPGEVNKIVFACDAGMGSSAMGASLLRKKVKEAGLDIFVTNTAISNLPADAQVVITQEELTPRAKNKLPDAYHISVDNFLSSPEYDKLIGSLQNDITEEQDELVEDAEKEAVGVEPQGDGDDDLLREENIFIGQEFQTKEDAIRFAGEALVKAAYVEDSYVDAMIEREGITTTYMGNNVAIPHGTEDAKKAVIKSGFTVIQVPKGVDFNGEQAKLIFGIAGKDGTHLEILSSIAVICSEQENVDKMVQAKTAKELKEIINNN encoded by the coding sequence ATGGCTCAATCAACTGTAAAAGTTAAAATACAAAAGTTTGGTAACTTCCTCAGTTCTATGGTCTTGCCGAATATCGGTGCCTTCATTGCATGGGGATTGATTACTGCATTATTTATTCCTACCGGTTTTTTTCCAAATGAAAGCCTTGCCAAATTAGTGGGGCCGATGGTCACGTATCTTCTGCCTCTCTTGATCGGGTATACAGGCGGTAAGCTTGTGCACGATCAGCGCGGCGGAGTCGTGGGTGCGATCGCTACAATGGGGGTCATCGTAGGTGCACCTGATACCCCGATGTTCCTCGGTGCTATGATCATGGGACCGCTTGGCGGTTACGGCATCAAGAAATTTGACAGTGCAATCGAAGGGAAGATCCGTGCAGGGTTTGAGATGCTTGTTAACAACTTCTCGGCGGGAATACTTGGCGGGATCCTTGCAATCCTTGCGTTTCTCGGGATCGGACCTGCTGTTGACGGACTGACAAAGCTTCTGGTTGCCGGTGTTGACTGGCTTATCGGTGCAGGGCTGCTGCCGCTGACAAGTCTGTTGATCGAACCTGCAAAAATCTTATTCTTGAATAATGCCATCAACCACGGTGTCCTTTCACCGATTGGGTTGGAACAGGTACAGCAAACGGGTCAATCGGTTCTTTTCTTACTGGAAGCGAACCCTGGACCGGGTCTTGGTGTATTGCTCGCATTTATGCTGTTCGGCAGGGGGACTGCCAAGCAATCCGCTCCTGGCGCAGCAATCATTCATTTCCTGGGAGGGATCCATGAGATTTACTTCCCTTATGTCCTTATGAAACCTATGCTGTTTCTTTCAGTCATACTGGGAGGAATGAGCGGAGTCTTCACGCTTGTTCTATTGGGCGGCGGCCTTTCCGCTCCTGCTTCGCCGGGAAGCATCCTGGCGATTGCTGCTGTCACACCTCCTGAAGGTATGAAGTATCTGGCAAACTTTGCGGCTGTCATTGTAGCAGCGGTTGTGTCATTCATCGTTTCGGCGATCGTCTTGAAATCAAGCAAGAAACAGGAAGACAATATTGAAGAAGCAACGAAGAAAATGGAAGAAATGAAAGGAAAGAAGAGTTCTGTTTCCGGACAAATCAATCAGCAGCAGGGCCCACTTCCTGGTGAAGTGAATAAAATTGTCTTTGCTTGTGATGCGGGAATGGGATCCAGTGCGATGGGTGCGTCATTACTGCGTAAAAAAGTGAAGGAGGCAGGACTTGATATTTTCGTAACGAATACAGCAATCAGTAATCTGCCGGCTGATGCACAGGTAGTCATCACTCAGGAAGAATTGACGCCGCGCGCGAAGAATAAACTGCCGGATGCATACCACATCTCGGTCGATAATTTCCTTTCAAGTCCGGAATACGATAAGCTTATTGGAAGCCTCCAAAATGACATCACGGAAGAACAGGATGAGCTTGTCGAGGATGCAGAAAAGGAAGCAGTCGGAGTCGAACCTCAGGGAGACGGGGATGACGATCTTCTACGAGAAGAAAACATCTTCATCGGCCAGGAGTTTCAGACGAAGGAAGACGCTATCCGATTTGCCGGGGAAGCACTCGTGAAAGCTGCTTATGTAGAAGACAGTTACGTCGATGCAATGATCGAAAGAGAAGGCATCACGACGACATACATGGGGAATAACGTGGCCATCCCCCACGGTACGGAAGACGCGAAGAAAGCGGTCATCAAATCAGGATTCACGGTCATTCAAGTGCCGAAAGGCGTGGACTTTAACGGTGAACAGGCAAAGCTGATCTTTGGTATCGCCGGTAAAGATGGCACGCATCTTGAGATCCTGTCAAGCATCGCCGTCATCTGCTCCGAGCAGGAGAACGTAGACAAGATGGTACAGGCAAAAACAGCTAAAGAACTGAAAGAAATCATCAATAACAACTAA